The following are encoded together in the Astyanax mexicanus isolate ESR-SI-001 chromosome 8, AstMex3_surface, whole genome shotgun sequence genome:
- the usp14 gene encoding ubiquitin carboxyl-terminal hydrolase 14, with protein sequence MPVFTVNVKWGKEKFDAVELNTEEPPMVFKAQLFALTGVQPERQKVMIKGGTLKDDEWGNIKLKNGMTLLMMGSAEALPEEPAVRPMFVEDMTEEQLASAMELPCGLTNLGNTCYMNATVQCLRSVPELKDALRRYSGALRSSGASAPSQYITAALRDLYESMDKTSASIPPIILLQFLHMAFPQFAEKGEQGQYLQQDANECWVQVMRVLQQKLEPVEPEAPMETGDGEGGAAASTTKKNFIDQFFGLEFDTTMKCTESEEEEPTKGSESQLQLSCFINQEVKYLATGLRLRLQEEITKFSPSLQRNALYMKSSKISRLPAYLTVQMVRFFYKEKESVNAKVLKDVKFPLMLDVYELCSSELQEKMVSVRSKFKEMEDRNLEKQQQQKNVKKIEAPKEVKYEPFSFSNDLGSNNSGYYDLQAVLTHQGRSSSSGHYVGWVKRKEDEWVKFDDDKVSVVTPEDILKLSGGGDWHIAYVLVYGPRRLEVLEEKPQQ encoded by the exons ATGCCAGTGTTCACAG tgaATGTGAAATGGGGGAAGGAGAAGTTTGACGCGGTGGAGCTGAACACAGAGGAACCGCCCATGGTGTTTAAAGCCCAGCTCTTCGCTCTGACAGGCGTCCAGCCCGAGAGACAGAAAGTGATGATTAAAGGAGGAACGCTGAAG GATGATGAGTGGGGaaatatcaaattaaaaaat gggatGACGCTGCTGATGATGGGTTCTGCGGAGGCTCTGCCGGAGGAGCCGGCGGTGAGGCCGATGTTTGTAGAGGACATGACTGAGGAGCAGCTCGCCTCAGCC ATGGAGCTGCCGTGTGGACTGACGAACCTGGGGAATACCTGCTATATGAACGCCACAGTGCAGTGCCTCCGCTCTGTGCCTGAGCTTAAAGATGCTCTGAGGAG GTATTCAGGTGCGTTGCGATCCTCAGGGGCGAGCGCTCCATCCCAGTACATCACAGCAG CTCTACGAGATCTGTACGAGTCTATGGATAAAACCTCCGCCAGCATCCCTCCAATCATCCTGCTGCAGTTCCTGCACATGGCCTTCCCACAGTTCGCTGAGAAAGGAGAGCAGGGCCAGTACCTCCAACAG GATGCTAACGAGTGCTGGGTCCAGGTAATGCGGGTTCTCCAGCAGAAATtagaacctgtagaacctgaAGCCCCAATGGAG ACAGGTGATGGTGAGGGTGGAGCTGCAGCTTCAACCACAAAGAAGAACTTCATCGATCAGTTTTTTGGGCTGGAGTTTGATACTAC TATGAAGTGTACAGAGTCGGAGGAGGAAGAGCCCACTAAAGGCTCGGAGAGTCAGCTCCAGCTCAGCTGCTTCATCAACCAGGAGGTCAAATACCTGGCAACCGGCCTTAGATTG CGACTGCAGGAGGAGATTACGAAGTTCTCGCCGTCTCTACAGAGAAACGCTCTGTACATGAAATCG TCTAAAATCAGTCGTCTGCCTGCGTACCTCACGGTTCAGATGGTTCGATTCTTCTACAAGGAGAAGGAGTCTGTTAATGCCAAAGTCTTAAAG gATGTGAAGTTCCCGCTGATGCTGGACGTGTACGAGCTGTGCTCCTCTGAGCTGCAGGAGAAGATGGTTTCAGTCCGATCAAAGTTTAAGGAGATGGAGGACAGAAAtctggagaagcagcagcagcagaag AATGTGAAAAAGATTGAGGCGCCAAAAGAGGTGAAATATGAACCCTTCTCGTTTTCTAATG ATCTGGGCTCCAATAACAGCGGTTACTACGACCTGCAGGCGGTTCTGACGCACCAGGGCCGCTCCAGCTCCTCCGGTCACTACGTGGGCTGGGTGAAGAGGAAAGAAG ACGAGTGGGTGAAGTTTGATGATGATAAGGTCAGCGTGGTGACCCCCGAGGACATCCTGAAGCTGTCAGGAGGCGGAGACTGGCACATAGCGTACGTGCTGGTGTACGGGCCGCGGCGTCTGGAGGTTCTGGAGGAGAAACCGCAGCAGTAG